One stretch of Methanomassiliicoccus luminyensis B10 DNA includes these proteins:
- a CDS encoding STAS domain-containing protein has product MEITESLSNGTKIIRTAGRIDAYSAKTLEDCLKKAIDGGDRSILVSLKDTDYISSGGLRVFLATLKELRKSGGSLKLCCLSPGVLKIFKLAGFTTIFSIFGTEQEALAV; this is encoded by the coding sequence ATGGAGATCACAGAGAGCTTGAGCAACGGGACCAAGATAATCCGCACCGCGGGGCGGATCGACGCCTACTCGGCCAAGACCCTGGAGGACTGCCTCAAGAAGGCTATCGACGGGGGCGACCGCAGCATACTGGTGAGCCTGAAGGACACCGACTACATCAGCAGCGGGGGCCTGAGGGTGTTCCTGGCGACCCTGAAGGAGCTCCGCAAGAGCGGCGGCTCCCTCAAGCTGTGCTGCCTCTCCCCCGGCGTGCTGAAGATATTCAAGCTGGCCGGGTTCACCACCATATTCAGCATCTTCGGGACGGAGCAGGAAGCGCTGGCGGTCTGA
- a CDS encoding DUF3850 domain-containing protein: MTKVHELKVLPEYFLAVSERKKTFELRRDDRGYEIGDKLWLREWDGVAYSGRSIVCNVTYILRRFQGLDEDYAILGITLDEEDYHQPLRYAKDCGAHDSP, translated from the coding sequence ATGACAAAGGTCCACGAACTGAAAGTGCTACCAGAGTACTTCCTGGCTGTCTCCGAAAGGAAAAAAACATTCGAGCTTCGTAGGGATGACAGAGGATATGAGATTGGAGACAAGCTATGGCTTCGCGAGTGGGACGGCGTAGCCTATTCCGGCAGGTCCATAGTCTGTAATGTTACGTATATTCTAAGGCGATTTCAAGGCCTTGACGAGGACTATGCGATTCTTGGCATCACCCTTGACGAGGAGGATTATCATCAGCCACTCAGGTATGCAAAGGATTGCGGGGCCCATGACAGCCCATAG
- a CDS encoding ABC transporter ATP-binding protein encodes MLEVSGIEFSYDERRIIEDVSFQAKGNRIVSILGPNGVGKTTLLKCICNFLKPQKGKITIDGNDVSQLSSRDLAKYIGYVPQRVSTTKSTVFDSALIGRRPYIEWSTTKRDLEITWNALDALGVSDLSLRYVDEISGGELQKVQIARAIVQEPEVLVLDEPTNNLDIANQHIMMRTIIGAVRSRGMCTIMTMHDINLAVHYSNDLMFIKDGKVHAYGGREIVTEDLIREVYGIEADVIVHKGVPFVIPHAMDLDAPCAGEDGPSPFVMSDPAPEALEPAGEIAGARGSR; translated from the coding sequence ATGTTAGAAGTAAGCGGCATCGAGTTCTCGTACGATGAAAGGAGGATAATCGAAGATGTCTCATTCCAGGCAAAGGGCAACCGGATCGTGTCCATACTTGGCCCGAACGGGGTGGGAAAAACAACGCTTCTCAAGTGCATATGCAATTTCCTGAAGCCTCAGAAAGGTAAGATCACCATCGACGGGAATGATGTTTCCCAGCTATCGAGCAGGGACCTCGCGAAGTACATCGGGTACGTTCCTCAGAGGGTTTCCACCACGAAGTCCACGGTGTTCGACTCGGCGCTCATCGGGCGCAGACCATACATCGAGTGGTCCACCACGAAGCGCGATCTGGAGATCACGTGGAACGCCCTGGACGCATTAGGCGTCTCCGATCTGTCCCTGAGATATGTCGACGAGATCAGCGGAGGGGAGCTGCAGAAGGTGCAGATCGCACGGGCCATCGTCCAGGAGCCGGAGGTCCTGGTCCTCGACGAACCGACCAACAACCTGGACATCGCCAACCAGCACATCATGATGCGCACGATCATCGGAGCGGTGCGTTCGAGAGGGATGTGCACCATCATGACCATGCACGACATCAACCTGGCGGTCCACTATTCCAATGACCTCATGTTCATAAAGGATGGCAAGGTCCACGCCTACGGCGGCAGGGAGATTGTCACTGAGGACCTGATCCGCGAAGTGTACGGGATAGAGGCTGATGTCATCGTTCACAAGGGGGTCCCGTTCGTCATCCCTCACGCCATGGACCTCGATGCCCCCTGCGCCGGGGAGGATGGCCCGAGCCCCTTCGTCATGTCGGACCCCGCCCCCGAGGCATTGGAGCCGGCAGGGGAGATTGCCGGGGCTAGAGGTTCCAGGTGA
- a CDS encoding MBL fold metallo-hydrolase produces the protein MPSLENGKWQPIPGLPGAEMFPFIRKPDIVSCNSYLIRTPSELVVIDPGADAEQMARILDMVREEAGNGRSITFYLTHCHVDHCFQIASAYRDGTIGPIDLVVQQAGAEALRELDADLTQARIMGWTFPPSFLEVRYSSLLSKSSLTGELSLGTRMDVLPTEEGMTVNRQVVPLDGGEMEVFHTPGHSPDSVCYLVGKYLLSGDLLFAAEPGVAGQVGWDRDALVTSVRNALWLLRARDIELCCPGHGRPVDKKTAQAILESMLKRAGELGSIHTYDLDRVRFTSDYALDILMEANEAFTVLAGRLYYLSYYLEELEESEEARRCMEAIQADKIDELLASFHSFVEEFKEGRKVQLQVVLKAVQTIQSIERLFTGTHLEELMEASLLRKTSRLLVDFTNAIKGVEFQTDPVRSSLDDLVERTVEALASPPPPEDEILNAVGDDRAYLAALAKRIAHLPIYDDVSFAVGRGDANVLADEGRFIDALCSLLEEYVGVEARTISLEVRDGDKPVLLVSSERDVSMLSTEKRRAHRRRFELAGAKMWEEDEPASFVIEFERAGS, from the coding sequence ATGCCTTCGCTGGAGAACGGCAAGTGGCAGCCCATACCGGGGCTCCCCGGAGCGGAGATGTTCCCGTTCATCCGGAAGCCGGACATCGTGTCCTGCAACTCCTACCTCATCAGGACGCCGTCCGAGCTGGTGGTCATCGACCCGGGCGCCGACGCCGAGCAGATGGCCCGCATCCTGGACATGGTGCGCGAGGAGGCCGGCAACGGCCGGAGCATCACGTTCTACCTCACCCATTGCCACGTGGACCACTGCTTCCAGATCGCATCGGCCTACCGCGACGGCACCATCGGCCCCATAGATCTGGTGGTCCAGCAGGCCGGGGCGGAGGCCCTGAGGGAGCTGGACGCCGATCTCACCCAGGCCCGCATCATGGGCTGGACCTTCCCGCCGTCGTTCCTGGAGGTCCGCTACTCCTCGCTGCTATCAAAAAGCAGCCTCACCGGGGAGCTGTCCCTTGGGACCAGGATGGACGTGCTGCCGACCGAGGAGGGCATGACCGTGAACCGACAGGTCGTCCCGCTGGACGGCGGGGAGATGGAGGTGTTCCACACCCCCGGCCACAGCCCCGACAGCGTCTGCTACCTGGTCGGGAAATACCTGTTGTCCGGCGACCTTCTGTTCGCCGCTGAGCCGGGAGTGGCCGGCCAGGTTGGCTGGGACCGCGACGCCCTGGTGACCTCGGTGAGGAACGCGCTGTGGCTGCTGAGGGCCAGGGACATCGAGCTGTGCTGCCCTGGCCACGGCCGCCCGGTGGACAAGAAGACCGCTCAGGCTATACTAGAGAGCATGCTGAAGAGGGCGGGCGAGCTCGGCTCCATCCACACCTACGACCTGGACAGGGTCCGCTTCACCTCCGACTACGCGCTGGACATACTGATGGAGGCGAACGAGGCGTTCACCGTCCTGGCGGGGCGGCTATACTACCTGTCGTACTACCTGGAGGAGCTGGAGGAGTCCGAGGAGGCCCGCCGGTGCATGGAGGCCATCCAGGCCGACAAGATCGACGAGCTGCTGGCCTCATTCCACAGCTTCGTGGAGGAGTTCAAGGAGGGCCGCAAGGTCCAGCTCCAGGTCGTCCTGAAGGCCGTCCAGACCATCCAGTCCATCGAGCGCCTGTTCACCGGCACCCATTTGGAGGAGCTCATGGAAGCGTCCCTGCTGCGGAAAACCTCCCGGCTCCTGGTCGACTTCACCAACGCCATCAAGGGGGTGGAGTTCCAGACTGACCCCGTCCGCTCCAGCCTGGACGACCTGGTGGAGAGGACCGTGGAAGCATTGGCCTCTCCCCCGCCCCCAGAGGACGAGATACTGAACGCGGTGGGCGACGACCGGGCCTACCTGGCAGCGCTGGCGAAGAGGATAGCTCATCTACCAATCTACGATGACGTCAGCTTCGCCGTGGGGAGAGGAGACGCGAACGTCCTCGCCGACGAGGGGCGGTTCATCGACGCCCTGTGCAGCCTCCTCGAGGAGTACGTGGGAGTGGAGGCGAGGACCATATCGCTGGAGGTCCGAGACGGGGACAAGCCCGTACTGTTGGTCTCCAGCGAGAGAGACGTGAGCATGCTGAGCACGGAGAAGCGGAGGGCCCATCGCCGGCGCTTCGAGCTCGCCGGAGCGAAGATGTGGGAGGAGGACGAGCCCGCTTCCTTCGTCATCGAGTTCGAGAGGGCGGGATCTTAG
- a CDS encoding PP2C family protein-serine/threonine phosphatase has product MDNLTVELLISLAEIMCVIIVIAYVVTRTKMFNDVLDGKRRWKNLLFLMVTFGLLSIFGTYAGTDVMGAKVNVRDLGPMIAGLVGGPVAGIGAGLIGGFHRLLFVGGDTTLSCSLATMFAGLFGSIIWYLAGKKFPGILVAVSFAVLQESFHMGLTLLIVTPYPYAVEVVQQVGPAMIIINSLGMLIFAYIINNLIREKATKEERDRFHDTLEKEKFEMEVAKSIQQDFLPKNGPAVRGFDTYALNVPAKEVGGDFYDFIDLGDGRSGLVIADVSGKGVPGAIYMVLSRTVLRATSVKASSPAQAVAEANRLIYETSDSGMFVTLFYAILDPATGKLTYANAGHNPPMLLRGGAIAELGGKGIALGATDDTTPEEKDLVLNAGDIILFYTDGVTEANGLGGELYGEERLRTTLNRLAGSSAMEIVEGIKKDVLEFTKGEVQFDDITLMVLKVGARS; this is encoded by the coding sequence ATGGACAATCTGACCGTCGAGCTGCTGATCTCACTTGCCGAGATAATGTGCGTAATCATCGTCATCGCGTACGTGGTCACCCGCACCAAGATGTTCAATGACGTCCTGGACGGCAAGCGCCGCTGGAAGAATCTGCTCTTCCTCATGGTGACGTTCGGCCTCCTCTCCATCTTCGGCACCTATGCCGGAACTGATGTAATGGGCGCCAAGGTCAACGTCCGCGACCTCGGCCCCATGATCGCCGGGCTGGTGGGCGGCCCGGTGGCGGGCATCGGGGCCGGGCTGATCGGAGGATTCCACAGGCTGCTCTTCGTGGGCGGGGACACCACCCTCTCCTGCTCCCTGGCCACCATGTTCGCCGGCCTCTTCGGGAGCATCATATGGTACCTGGCGGGCAAGAAGTTCCCCGGCATACTGGTAGCCGTCTCCTTCGCCGTTCTGCAGGAGTCGTTCCACATGGGTCTGACCCTGCTCATAGTAACGCCGTACCCCTACGCCGTGGAGGTGGTCCAGCAGGTCGGCCCGGCCATGATCATCATCAACAGCCTGGGCATGCTGATATTTGCCTACATCATCAACAACCTCATACGGGAGAAGGCCACCAAGGAGGAGCGCGACCGCTTCCACGACACCCTGGAGAAGGAGAAGTTCGAGATGGAGGTGGCCAAGAGCATCCAGCAGGACTTCCTGCCCAAGAACGGACCGGCCGTCAGGGGGTTCGACACCTACGCCCTCAACGTCCCCGCCAAGGAGGTGGGCGGGGACTTCTACGACTTCATAGACCTGGGGGACGGGCGGTCCGGCCTGGTCATCGCCGACGTCTCCGGCAAGGGAGTTCCCGGCGCGATTTACATGGTGCTGTCCCGCACGGTCCTGAGGGCGACCTCCGTCAAGGCGTCCAGCCCCGCCCAGGCGGTGGCTGAGGCCAACCGCCTGATCTACGAGACCTCCGATTCAGGAATGTTCGTGACCCTGTTCTACGCCATCCTGGACCCGGCCACGGGGAAGCTGACCTACGCCAACGCCGGCCACAACCCGCCCATGCTCCTCCGCGGCGGGGCCATTGCCGAGCTGGGAGGGAAGGGCATCGCCCTAGGGGCGACGGACGACACCACGCCGGAAGAGAAGGACCTGGTCCTGAACGCAGGGGACATCATACTGTTCTACACCGACGGGGTCACCGAGGCCAACGGCCTCGGCGGGGAGCTGTACGGGGAGGAGCGGCTCCGGACGACCCTGAACCGGCTGGCGGGGTCGTCGGCCATGGAGATCGTGGAAGGGATCAAGAAGGACGTCCTGGAGTTCACCAAGGGCGAGGTCCAGTTCGACGACATCACCCTCATGGTCCTGAAGGTGGGGGCGAGATCGTGA
- a CDS encoding class I SAM-dependent methyltransferase: MNGRPPASHPFSGEGFSYEKTLRFWDGIADSYSSVQQGTMVDEIVEHLRANGTLDRGRTVLELGSGPGTYSLRIAPMVRSVTCLDTSPKMLDRLFSSARELGLHNLKRLQMDFKDYVPKEKHSVVMSALCPGAGSMEFLGRMERCAERSCASISWIENGWDDLCAEVWKALGRNYSFDSRRSTATLDNLRTMGRSPQAREFSARIELSLSFDEALLKIANDFQPYGLGPELDPAIRKVLEPMTDDGTVHYARTNRLRLVTWNL, from the coding sequence ATGAACGGCCGGCCCCCCGCTTCCCACCCCTTCTCGGGAGAAGGGTTCAGCTACGAGAAGACCCTCCGGTTCTGGGACGGCATCGCGGATTCATACTCCAGCGTCCAGCAGGGGACGATGGTCGACGAGATTGTAGAGCACCTCCGCGCCAACGGGACGCTGGACCGCGGGAGGACCGTTCTGGAACTGGGAAGCGGACCGGGCACGTATAGCCTCAGGATCGCCCCGATGGTGAGGTCCGTCACCTGCCTCGACACGTCGCCGAAGATGCTAGACCGGCTGTTCTCCTCCGCGCGGGAACTGGGACTGCACAACCTGAAGCGTCTCCAGATGGATTTCAAGGACTATGTGCCCAAGGAAAAGCACTCCGTTGTCATGTCGGCACTGTGCCCCGGCGCCGGGTCCATGGAATTCCTCGGGAGGATGGAACGATGTGCCGAGCGTTCATGCGCGAGCATATCGTGGATCGAGAACGGATGGGACGATCTTTGCGCGGAAGTATGGAAGGCGCTCGGGAGGAACTACTCGTTCGATTCCCGGAGATCAACCGCGACGCTGGATAACCTCAGGACCATGGGCCGGAGCCCCCAGGCCCGGGAGTTCAGCGCGAGGATCGAACTGAGCCTGTCATTCGACGAGGCCCTGCTCAAAATTGCCAACGATTTCCAACCCTACGGTCTCGGGCCCGAGCTGGATCCGGCGATACGGAAAGTGCTCGAACCAATGACGGATGACGGTACGGTCCATTACGCGCGGACCAACAGGTTGAGGCTGGTCACCTGGAACCTCTAG
- a CDS encoding DMT family transporter, which yields MNKNGASAGKGWALLTVAGTMEPLWVVAMKLSEGFTDLFWAVVTVIFLALSMYLLALAMKCKIPVGTAYSIWVGIGAIGSLIAGIILFDEPSDLLRMGFVLLIVVGIVGLQLTGGEEGC from the coding sequence TTGAACAAGAACGGCGCCTCCGCCGGAAAGGGCTGGGCCCTCCTGACGGTGGCCGGCACCATGGAGCCCCTGTGGGTGGTGGCGATGAAGCTGTCGGAAGGCTTCACTGACCTCTTCTGGGCCGTCGTGACCGTCATCTTCCTGGCGCTGAGCATGTACCTGCTGGCGCTGGCGATGAAGTGCAAGATCCCGGTCGGCACCGCCTACTCCATATGGGTCGGCATCGGCGCCATCGGCTCCCTGATCGCCGGCATCATACTGTTCGACGAGCCCTCCGACCTGCTGCGCATGGGCTTCGTGCTACTGATAGTGGTCGGTATCGTGGGGCTGCAGCTCACCGGCGGGGAGGAGGGGTGCTGA
- a CDS encoding MFS transporter, whose amino-acid sequence MMFMGFLLPTKLPYYLSEMGASALVSGLMLGWHGICNAGTCLMYRRIASRCGRSAILTFSFLLMGIGFGMLYFTGSYLVVFVSVALVGAGMGMIMPAMINWLATTATSRNSGKIMGGFYVANNIGQFSCSILAAPILLYVVSYSNLFLAIGLLAFAACALCLFATMVSRKNADDPVGGSCHL is encoded by the coding sequence ATGATGTTCATGGGGTTCCTGCTCCCCACCAAGCTTCCGTACTACCTGTCCGAGATGGGGGCGAGCGCGCTTGTCAGCGGCCTGATGCTGGGGTGGCACGGCATCTGCAACGCGGGGACCTGCCTCATGTACCGCCGCATAGCAAGCAGATGCGGTAGGAGCGCCATCCTCACCTTTTCCTTCCTGCTGATGGGCATCGGGTTCGGCATGCTCTACTTCACCGGCTCCTACCTGGTGGTATTTGTCAGCGTGGCCCTCGTCGGCGCGGGAATGGGGATGATAATGCCGGCCATGATAAACTGGCTCGCCACGACCGCCACGTCGAGGAACTCCGGGAAGATCATGGGAGGGTTCTATGTGGCCAACAACATCGGGCAGTTCTCCTGCTCCATATTGGCGGCGCCTATCCTCCTGTACGTAGTTTCGTACAGCAACCTCTTCCTGGCGATAGGGCTCCTTGCTTTCGCGGCGTGCGCCCTGTGCCTTTTTGCCACAATGGTTTCGCGGAAGAACGCGGATGATCCCGTAGGCGGATCGTGCCATCTCTGA
- a CDS encoding MFS transporter, producing the protein MSSGFRPTRASLLLILAASMLTLMGGAAVAPALPLISEAFPRASDTDISLIITLPSLAIALTGFAIGHLADKYGKVKVLILSLAIFTVAGSSGYYLGTVQSILAGRFVLGMGIAGMSAASTALVAAYYTGVSRTRVISYQSAAIGLGVLVLETSGGGLATFGWREPFLIYLIGAVILVGVVLTLKEPAREDRAEAQEKEGARARSGRSLRSAT; encoded by the coding sequence ATGAGCAGTGGGTTCAGGCCGACGAGGGCATCGCTGTTGTTAATCCTCGCGGCATCCATGCTCACGCTGATGGGGGGCGCGGCCGTCGCGCCCGCTCTTCCACTAATCAGCGAGGCGTTCCCGAGGGCATCGGATACGGACATCTCGCTCATCATCACCCTTCCCTCGCTCGCCATTGCGCTCACCGGATTCGCCATCGGGCACCTTGCCGACAAGTACGGCAAGGTGAAGGTGCTCATTCTGTCCCTCGCAATATTCACCGTCGCGGGCTCTTCAGGATACTACCTGGGGACCGTCCAGTCCATCCTCGCCGGCCGGTTCGTCCTGGGGATGGGGATCGCGGGAATGAGCGCCGCCTCCACCGCCCTCGTCGCCGCGTACTACACGGGGGTGTCCAGGACCAGGGTGATAAGCTACCAGTCCGCGGCCATCGGCCTCGGCGTGCTGGTGCTGGAAACATCAGGGGGCGGCCTGGCCACTTTCGGGTGGAGGGAGCCGTTCCTCATTTACCTCATCGGGGCTGTCATCCTGGTCGGGGTGGTGCTCACCCTCAAGGAGCCGGCGCGCGAGGACCGGGCGGAAGCTCAGGAGAAGGAGGGGGCGCGGGCGCGGTCGGGAAGGTCATTGCGCTCAGCTACCTGA
- a CDS encoding DMT family transporter yields MLSIAWVLILVAGLMEPIWVIGMKKSHGFRNLGWTVVTVIFLSLSTYLLALGIDMDLPVGTAYAVWTGIGAVGALVGGIVLFKEKASPVRILFICLIIAGIVGVQMTAGA; encoded by the coding sequence ATGCTTTCTATTGCCTGGGTCCTCATTCTCGTGGCGGGGTTGATGGAGCCCATATGGGTCATCGGGATGAAGAAGTCCCATGGGTTCAGGAATCTCGGGTGGACCGTGGTCACGGTGATCTTCCTTTCACTCAGCACGTACCTGCTGGCCCTGGGCATCGACATGGACCTGCCGGTCGGCACGGCGTACGCGGTGTGGACCGGCATCGGGGCGGTGGGAGCGCTGGTCGGGGGAATAGTGCTGTTCAAGGAGAAGGCGTCCCCCGTCAGGATACTGTTCATATGCCTGATCATCGCCGGCATCGTGGGCGTGCAGATGACCGCGGGGGCCTGA
- a CDS encoding helix-turn-helix domain-containing protein: protein MRKMIVQLRPGPELQELMEDFYGSIESMAVLEFLGISHRMELRLALMELRLRPGTRIEDVSFPDKLEIAEVLRSDGNTYLVLGDFRVGSEDIMPTLSLSQDLVWTTPLTRSRERIVFGCIGNGKDLKAVLDRVKDIGTIEDVNFVVPHFKDESLLSALPKRQREVLCEAYRSGYYEYPRKINANELAAKMGLTKATVVEHLRRGERRLLAEILAGR from the coding sequence ATGAGAAAAATGATCGTCCAGCTCAGGCCTGGTCCCGAGCTTCAGGAGCTGATGGAGGATTTTTACGGCAGCATCGAGAGCATGGCGGTGCTGGAGTTCCTGGGCATCAGCCACCGCATGGAGCTTCGCCTCGCCCTGATGGAGCTGCGCCTCCGGCCGGGGACCCGCATCGAGGACGTGAGCTTCCCTGACAAGCTGGAGATCGCCGAGGTCCTCAGGAGTGACGGGAACACCTACCTAGTGCTGGGGGACTTCAGGGTCGGGAGCGAGGACATAATGCCGACACTGTCCCTAAGCCAGGACCTGGTGTGGACCACCCCTCTGACGCGGTCGAGGGAGCGGATCGTCTTCGGGTGCATAGGGAACGGGAAGGACCTGAAGGCGGTGCTCGACCGGGTCAAGGACATCGGGACAATAGAGGACGTTAATTTTGTAGTTCCCCACTTCAAGGACGAGAGCCTGCTGTCCGCGCTGCCCAAGCGGCAGAGGGAGGTGCTGTGCGAGGCGTACCGCAGCGGCTATTATGAGTATCCGCGGAAGATAAACGCCAACGAGCTGGCCGCGAAGATGGGGCTGACCAAGGCCACGGTGGTGGAGCACCTAAGGCGAGGGGAGCGCCGCCTTCTGGCGGAGATACTAGCGGGACGGTAA
- a CDS encoding ATP-binding protein translates to MSVRERKRFEAELGRLDEILEFVGSGAEHLEDTERRSDLLVAAEEAFTNIAKHAYEDGGEVEIEMEAGPNGVLLTFCDGGKPFDPRSVPPPDLDIEAEERAVGGLGVHLMMNLVDEVRYRREEGRNVLTLVVGTDSNDPKSKGEES, encoded by the coding sequence GTGAGCGTTCGTGAGCGGAAGCGCTTCGAGGCCGAGCTCGGCCGCCTGGACGAGATCCTGGAGTTCGTCGGGTCAGGGGCGGAACATTTGGAGGATACGGAGCGGAGGTCGGACCTGCTGGTGGCGGCGGAGGAAGCGTTCACCAATATCGCCAAGCACGCCTACGAGGATGGGGGCGAGGTCGAGATAGAGATGGAAGCAGGACCGAACGGCGTCCTCCTCACCTTCTGCGATGGGGGAAAACCGTTCGACCCCCGCAGCGTGCCCCCGCCGGACCTGGACATCGAAGCCGAGGAGCGGGCAGTAGGAGGCCTGGGGGTGCACCTCATGATGAATCTGGTGGACGAGGTCCGCTACCGGCGCGAGGAAGGGAGGAACGTGCTCACCCTGGTGGTGGGCACCGATAGTAACGATCCGAAGAGCAAGGGAGAGGAGAGCTGA
- a CDS encoding helix-turn-helix domain-containing protein: MPRVSKKQNRMDVDKVTKLLLSHPELEVEAIVQQTGLSNQQVYKILRDLENEGIIFGNTRLLDLSKINRKRFLILAKRSGVIPNPNTVEMALYGKEFMSRLAEEKIDIIPEDDFTCNGEWDMITVIVAENALQANKYVDFLRAVSQDQFSKFSMVEVLFTTKKNTVGTPDIEDFAQYISEVSSYRKKYGLTP, encoded by the coding sequence ATGCCTCGGGTGTCTAAAAAGCAGAACAGGATGGATGTGGACAAGGTCACCAAGCTGTTGCTCTCCCATCCCGAGCTCGAAGTGGAGGCCATAGTTCAGCAGACCGGCCTGTCCAACCAGCAGGTGTACAAGATCCTGCGCGACCTGGAGAACGAAGGGATCATCTTCGGGAACACCCGGCTGCTGGACCTTTCGAAGATCAACAGGAAAAGGTTCCTGATCCTGGCCAAGAGGAGCGGGGTGATCCCCAACCCAAACACCGTGGAGATGGCGCTGTACGGCAAGGAGTTCATGAGCCGTTTGGCCGAAGAGAAGATCGACATCATCCCCGAGGACGATTTTACCTGCAACGGCGAATGGGACATGATAACCGTCATCGTCGCCGAGAACGCGCTCCAGGCGAACAAATACGTTGATTTCCTGAGGGCCGTATCACAGGACCAGTTCTCGAAGTTCTCCATGGTCGAGGTCCTGTTCACGACGAAGAAGAACACCGTGGGGACGCCGGACATCGAGGATTTCGCCCAATACATCTCCGAGGTATCGTCGTACCGGAAGAAGTATGGGCTGACCCCATGA
- a CDS encoding TerC family protein, with translation MEVTSTAWIVFIITIVALLALDLGVFNRKAHVIKPKEAMIQVVVFISAAVVFNLGIYWFMGPQTGLEFTTGYIMELMLSVDNLFVFVLVFASFCVPEKDQHKVLFYGIIGALVFRFAFILAGVTLVEAFDWVLYIFGAFLIFTGIRMVVKKEKEVEPDKNFMVRAFRKIMPVTSGYEGDKFFVRKRDEAGNLALWATPMFVALLVVETTDIMFAVDSIPAILGITTNTFIVFSSNAFAILGLRSMYFALSHIMNAFCYLKYGLAGILSFVGVKMLIAEFYHVPVEISLLIIVLILGVAIIASWLKTRKTGTCPVVEEIEEDTCPALKRKE, from the coding sequence ATGGAAGTTACGAGCACGGCATGGATCGTATTCATCATCACCATAGTAGCGCTCCTGGCGCTGGACTTGGGAGTCTTCAACCGCAAGGCTCACGTGATCAAGCCTAAAGAGGCCATGATCCAGGTGGTCGTGTTCATCTCCGCCGCGGTGGTGTTCAACCTCGGCATATACTGGTTCATGGGTCCCCAGACTGGATTGGAGTTCACCACCGGCTACATCATGGAGCTCATGCTGAGCGTCGACAATCTCTTCGTGTTCGTCCTGGTGTTCGCATCGTTCTGCGTACCGGAGAAGGACCAGCACAAGGTGCTGTTCTACGGCATCATAGGCGCTTTGGTGTTCCGGTTCGCGTTCATCCTCGCCGGCGTCACCCTGGTGGAAGCGTTCGACTGGGTCCTGTACATCTTCGGGGCCTTCCTGATCTTCACCGGCATAAGGATGGTGGTCAAGAAGGAGAAGGAGGTCGAACCGGACAAGAACTTCATGGTGCGGGCGTTCCGGAAGATCATGCCTGTAACCTCTGGCTACGAGGGCGACAAGTTCTTCGTGCGGAAGAGGGACGAGGCGGGGAACCTTGCCCTCTGGGCCACCCCCATGTTCGTAGCCTTGCTGGTGGTGGAGACGACCGATATCATGTTCGCCGTCGATTCCATCCCGGCGATCCTGGGCATCACCACGAACACCTTCATAGTGTTCAGCTCCAATGCGTTCGCCATCCTCGGCCTGAGGTCGATGTACTTCGCTCTGTCACACATCATGAACGCCTTCTGCTACCTGAAGTACGGGCTGGCCGGCATCCTCAGCTTCGTCGGCGTCAAGATGCTGATCGCCGAGTTCTACCACGTTCCGGTGGAGATCTCGCTGCTCATCATCGTCCTGATACTAGGCGTGGCGATCATCGCGTCCTGGCTGAAGACCAGGAAGACCGGCACCTGCCCGGTGGTGGAAGAGATCGAGGAGGATACCTGCCCCGCCCTGAAGCGCAAGGAGTGA